The DNA segment CCTGTCCTACGCCAATCAATTTGCGGCCCAACAAGCCAGTGAGTTGCAGAAAATTCGCGGCGTCCTGCTCGCGCAAAGCGCCGCGCTGACGGCTCAATCGCAATATCAGCTCGATCGCGATGCTGCGGCAACAGAGGCATCGGCCGCAATGCGGAAAACCAAACCGACGCCGATCGGAACCTATCAGAATTAAGGAAAGCCCATGCCGAAATTGCGTCAACTTATCGCCGCGTCCTGCTGCACCGCTACACTTCTTCTCGCGGCCTGCGGCAAGTCCGAGTCCGAACCGAAAACGATGCTCTATTACTCTCAACACCTAGACGAAGCCCGCGAGAAGGTCGCCCGATGCAAATCCGGCGTCGAAACCGACGCGGAGTGCCAAGAAGCGGGCAGCGCACTAGCGCACGAAACCAAGCCGACGCCGATCGGAACCTATCAGAATTGAGGATAGCACTATGAAGGCTCTGGCTCGCCTACACCTGTCCGCCTTGGGGGTGGCGCTCACGCTCGCCGCGACTCCCGCCTATGCGCAATCGCAAGGTATGCTCGATAATGTTCTGAACAAATATAAGAGCATGGCGGCGGCGTGGGCGAGCGTCTTCACAACGCACGCGACAATTCTATTCGGCACACTAGCGGCGGTCAGCCTCATTTGGACGTTCGGGGTAATGGCGTTGCGCCGCGCCGATCTTGGCGAATTTGCTTCGGAAGCAATTCGCTTCGCCATCTTCTGCGGCTTCTTCTGGTGGCTGCTCATCAACGGCCCGGCGATCGGCTTGGCGATCATTGAAGGGCTGCGCTCGTTGGGTGCGCAGGCATCCGGCCTGCCTAACAATCTCGCGCCATCGGGTATTGTGGACATTGGTTTCGACATTTTCCGCCAAGCTGTCGAAGCGTCCAGCGTCCTAACTCCGGTCGATTCCGCTCTTTCTATCTTGGTTTCACTGGGCATCCTGATTGTTTTGGCTCTCGTCGGCGTGAATATGCTGCTGCTGTTGGCCTCCGGCTATGTCCTCGCCTATGCCGGGGTTATCTTTTTGGGCTTCGGCGGCGCGCGGTGGACCAGCGATATTGCGCTGAACTATTTCAAAACGGTGGTCGCGGTGGGCGCGTCCCTGATGACGATGGTTCTTATCGTCGGCGTCGGCAAAACCTTCCTTGACCAATATTATGCCGCAACGGGCGAGGGTTCGTCTCTCCAAGATTTAGGGACCATGCTTGTCTTCGCGGTCGTCCTTCTGGCGCTCGTAAACAAGGTTCCCGCGATGGTCGGGGGCGTTATAAGCGGCGGCTCGATCCACGCGGCGGGCGGTATCGGAGCCTTTGGGGCAGGGGCCGCGCTGGGTGCTGCCGGGATGGCCGCTGGGGCGGCGGCCACGGGTGGAGCTATGATCGCTGCTGGCGCGATGAACGCTGCGGGTGGAGCCAGCGCGATCAAGGCCGCCTTCGCTGCCGCTGGTGGGAGCGGTGGTGAAGGCGGCCAAACCGGCATGGGAGGCGGGCAACCGCTTTCGTCGGCGGGCGACATGCCGGGAGGCGGCGATAACGGCGGCGGCGGTGGCGGTGGGGGCGGCGGCACGCCCCTTAGCGTCGCTATGGGCGGCGATGGCGGTTCCCCCCCGGCCAATGACAACAGCGGCCTTCAAGGCGGCTCGGAAGCCGCCAGCGCGGGCGGTGGCACGGCTGCAAGCGCCGCTGCGGGTAGCGAGGCGGCCGATCGTGAAGACGGCAACGGCGGCGGCGCTGCCGGTGGCTCGCCTGCGGGGGAGGGGGAGGCCAGCTCCGCCAGCTCGCAAGGTGAAGGCGCGCCCGAAAGTGGCGACACTGGCGGCACGCAACGCACCGGCCTTAGCCGTGCGGCGAAAACCGCAAGCATCCTCGGCGGCGCTGCCGCTGGTATGGCGGTGGGCGCTTTGAAAGAGCGGGTGGGAAATACGGTGGGCGGCCGACTGGCGGCCAATATCCGCGCGTCGGCCGCCTCGGCATCGTCGGGAAGTGAAACGCTCGCTCCCGCGACCGGCGCGGGCAGTCCCGCCAGCTCGTCCGATTCATCGCCACCCCCCACGGCGCAATTCGCGGGCGATACCATTTCGGCCGCCCGTGATGCGGGCGACATGGAGACGCCAGAGGATGAAGTTGCGGCCTTCGTCCAGAGAAGGGGGGACAGCTAATCATGGCCGCTGATCTGCCTCCGGTTGTCATAGAAGAACGGGTGCAATGCTCGATCGCGGCGGCGCTGCGCTATAACATTCCGGCGAACGTCATGCTGGCGGTCGCGGAACAAGAGAACGGTCGGCCCGGCGCGCGCGTCCAGAACACCAATAACACCGCCGATCTTGGCTCGATGCAGCTCAATTCCAGCTATATTCAATCGCTGGCACGCTACGGCATCCGGCCCGAATATGTGCTTGCGGCGGGGTGCTATCCCTACAACCTCGCTGCATGGCGTATCAGAAACCATATCCGGGATGACAAGGGCGACCTGTGGACGCGGGTTGCCAATTATCATTCCCGAACGCCGGTCCATAATGCCCGCTATCGGGCGCTGATTATGGCGAAAGGCGCACGCTGGGAGGCGTGGCTTTCCTCGCGCTATAATACCTACAGCGTGAACGGCGTGCCGGTAAGCGGCGGCGCTCCTGCTGCGCGATCGACCTCGATCCCACTCACGATCACGGCGGCCGACGCGACGGGCGGGGGCCAGCTCGCGGCGCAACCCGCGATCGTCCAGCCCGAAGGCAGCGCCGACGCCTCGGCGGGCTATGTCGCCTCGATCTTGGCCGCTGCGTTCAATGCTCGCATAACCGATACGTGGCGGGCGCTGGAAGCCAATTACGGGGCCGCCAACAGCTTTCACAAATATGGGCAGGCGGTGGATTTCGTGCCGCGTGCCGGGCTGCACACGATCACGCGCGAGCAAATCCGCGCCGTGATGGCGCAACATGGTATTCGCGTGGCGGAGCTGCTGGGGCCGGGGGACCGGGGCCATGCCGATCATTGGCATCTGGCTTTCTATACCGGCGATCAGACTCGGCCGCTCGATCGCGCTCAAATTGTCGTCGCCAGAGCGGAACGCGGGGTAGGGGGCCTAACCTCGGCGGCCGTGCAGCCGATGGCCAGCTATGAGGCTGCGCCAGCTCCACAAGCCCGCGTCATGGCGGCTCGGCCGAACGCCGCGCCTATTTCCGTTGCGGTGAATTTCCGGCGCGACATGCTGCATCCTTCGCCTACCGATCCCACGGCGGACCCGCGATTTATTCCGCGCACAATCACCGCCAGCAATTGAAGCGACGGCGCGCTAGGCGCTCAATTCGGCAAGCCGGTGTGGGCGCTGATCCCCATCCCGGCCAGCTCCTCAATGAGCCAGTCTCGAAAGTCCGAAATGGATTTCGCGCCTTCGGCCCTCAAGGCGGCAACGTCTTCCTCTTTGAAACTCCAATCGTCCTTGCCGATGTGGCGCAAGGCGCGCCAAACGCAATGCTTCTGATAGCTGTAGATCGCGCAACGGAGATACCCGCGAACGATCTTTTCCATAGCCGCATCGTCATTGCGGTGGCGATCTAGCAATGCGTCAAGGTCGGCTACGGACGGATTGGGATCAAGCATGGTCGGCCTCGATCTGTAGGGCGAGCTGGGCGAGGCGATCGGGAGCAAGCAAGTCGTCGGCCGCAAGGTCGATAGCGAAGGGTTCGCCGGGTTCGGGCGGCCGTCGATCGGCGGCGAAAGCGGCAAGATAGGGTTGCGCCGCGTCGGTTTCGATCCAGCGCCAGAAGGCAGGCCCTTGGCCGAATAGCCCGGCCTCGAACATATCGAGCCGGGCTTGCGCGAAATCATCGCACATTAGGCGAAGTGGATCACGGCCGATTCAGTGGTCCGCCCCTGCGGGCGCACGACAATATCGACCTTGCAGCCAAGCCGGGTGAGCATGGCTAGAAGCCGCTCAACCGAGACGCTGCGGAACTGGCCTCGCAGGATGCGCGACAATTCCGGTTGGGTAGATCCCGTAACCTTGGCGGCGGCGATCTGCGTCAACTTCCGCTCCTGCATGGCCTCGGCCACACGGGTAACGAGCTGGGCTTTCAAAAGGTGGGTGTCGGGGTCGGCAAAGCCTAGATCGGCAAAGACATTGCCGCTGCCTTCCTCAATGATTTCGTCCTGTGCGCTCATGCTGTGCCTCGCGGGGTCTGGTGTTGCCGGTGATGCTCCTCGGCGGATTTCAGCCGCGTTCGGATCAAATCCATATCGGCCTGCGGCGTGGCCTTGCCCTGCTTGGATTTCTTCTGGAAGGCGTGCAGGACATAGACCGCCTCCGCGAATTTGACCGTATAGACCGTGCGGAACGTATCGCCTTGGTGGTCGTCTATGATCTCGACCACGCCAGCGCCGCCAAAGCCCTTCAACGGCTTAGTGCTGGCGTGCTGCCCGCCTTGCTGCGCAAGGTGCAGGGCATAGCCCATTACGTCCTGCACATCGTCCGGGAACTCCCGAAAATCGCGCTTTGACGATGCCACCCATCGAACCGGCCGTTCCGTATCCATCGCGGCTATTATGCACAAATATACATAGCCCGCAAGCGGAAATTATGCGCGTATGTGCATATTGCCAGCTCGCTATGCCGATTGAGGCGACCGCGATCGGGGCGGCTCAATCGAGCGCCCTGCGCGACGAATGTATCAACGCCGGGGATGCAGGGCCGTAATTTTATGCTAGAGGCCCGGCGCGGCCCACGCCCCCCAATTTGTGCGGCCGTCCACTTCCGACGATGGCCCGCAAGGACTAGCCATCGTCGGAAGACCAACAAACAATCTAGCCGATGCCACGCGCCGCCCCTGTCCGGGCAGGCGAGGGCTGCTTGCCGTTGTAATAAAATTACTGCTCAATCTGGCCCTAGTTGCGCGTGCAATTTCCCTATTGTTGAGTCATCGTCCTCCCTACAGCGACCGAAAGGAGGACTAGGCTATGGTTGATTCTTCCAATATCTATCGAGAGCAACAGAAAGCGGTTGCCCTAGAGTTCATGGAAAAAGCTCTTGCGATACTCGTTGAGGTCGATGATTCAGCCGCAGATTGTTATCTGCAACAATCAATAGATACGTGCATGGCGTCACCGCGCATGACATTTCCCGAAGATGAATTTTGGGATTGTGTTGATGAATTGCCACATTTGACCGATCGCGTCTTGTTCCTGCATCGGCAGAACGGGGTCGGTACATAGAACGGACCCAGATATACGCTCTCATGACTGCCGTCCGAGACGCTGGCCGAGTTTACTCCTTCGCTGGCCGCTAGACCAGCGGTCGCATTGACCTTGGCGGGTGTGCCGCGGGCGCCTGATCGACGACGATTGATCACGCTCTCATCCGCGGGTTGGTTACCGCACTACCCGTATCCGTCGCTGGGCCTATCCTCCGTCTAAGTTCGGGCGTCGGACGAACCTGCCCCACCGTACACCGTGGATTGCCCATCACAGTCGGGTGCCCGCGGCACGCCGGCCAAGGCTATGCAGGTGGTGTGCTGGCGCCTCCTCTCACTGCTGTTTGGAAGATCAAGCGGCGACCGCCGGTGGTACGCGTCGGGCGATGTCCCAAGCATAGCCGACCAGTTCACGCGCAATCGCGGTGGTCACCTTGGGCTGGGGCTTGCCTGCGGCCGCGAGGCGACGGTAGCGCTGGCAGAGACGAACCTGCGCCTTCCATCCAATCGCCTGGATCTCTTCGGGTAAGTCGATGACGCGCTCACGATAGCGGCGTTCCTCGCGAGCGGGCAGTCGATACGACCAGCCAGCCTCGATCAGCATGGTGCGTGCCTGCGCGTTACCCGCGCGCGTGATCCGACCACGCTTGGTCCGGGCACCGCTGGAATGCTCGGACGGCACCAAGCCGACATAGGCCATCAACTGCTTGGGATTGTCGAAGCGGGTCAGATCACCGACCTCGGCGACCAGCGTCGCGGCGCTGACCAGCCTGATGCCGCGCAGGACCTGAAGATTGCGGACCAGCGGCGCGAAACGCCATGCATCCACCGCTTCGCCCAGCGCCGCCTCGAGCCGTCCAACCCGCGCCTGCGCCTCCAGGACCCGCTTCTGCATCTCCTCGAACGCCAGCTGCTGATGGGGGAAGTCGAACCGCTGTTCGGACAACCACCGCCAATACATCTTCGTCCAGGCCGCCTTGCCGCCGAAACGACGATCGTGCCGCAGCAGGAAGCTACGCACGGTCTGTTTGGCCCCGGTGGCATCTTCCTGTGCGCTGCGTCGGGCGCGGATCAGATCACGCACCGCCTCGTGCGCCTCGTCCGGAACCCAGATCGCGGTAAGCTCGCCGGCACGCAACAGTCGGGCCAGGGTCATTGCGTCACGCCGGTCGGTCTTCACATGATCACCTGGCCGTCGTGGCATCATCGAGGGAGCGATGACGATACAAGCCTGCCCCAGTTTCGTCAGCAGCCGGTGCAGGCCATAGCCGCAAGGACCAGCCTCGTAGCAGACGCTCAACCTCACGCCCGGCGCCGTCAGCCGCTTGACCAGCTTTCTGACCGCATCGTCCTCGTTGGCAACCGTACCGACGAAACGCACCTCGCCTCCGCGCTCTTCATCGGCAACTGCGACCGCGATGGTTTCCTTGTGCACGTCCAGACCGACGTATTTTACTGTCTCCGTCATGACTCGCCTCCAGTGCTGACAAATCCATCGTCAGCATCTCAGATTTGAGCCCTCGAGGCTCCGGCAGTCATGGGGTCTAAGGTTTCGCCGGACCTTCGACGGCGTGCATCTGGCGAAGCGGCCTGAGGGCGGACGATGGCGCATCGGGGTCGGTCCAAAGATAATCGCCGGTGAGGTTGATGTGCTGCCATCCGAGCGGCGAAAGGTGTTGCAACAGGTCCGGCGGGACCGACCGGCCGAGACTGGCAAGATGCATGCGGGCGGCTTGCAGGTAGGTCGTGTTCCACAGGACGATAGCACCGGCGACGAGGTTTAGCGCGCTCGCCCGATGGGTCTGGGCTTGCAGGGCGTGATCACGGATGCGGCCGATCCGGTGGAAGAAGATGGCGCGTTTCAGAGCATTTTCGGCCTCACCCTTGTTGAGTTCGCGGGTTGCGCGGCGCCGCTGTTCGGGCTGCTCGATCCAGTCGAGTGTAAACAGGGTGCGCTCGACGCGGCCGATCTCGCGCAGTGCCAAGGCCAGGCCATTGGCCCGTGGATAGGAGCCGAGCCGTTCCAGCATGATCGATGCACTCACGACGCCGGTGCGGATCGAGGTGCCCAAGCGCAGCACGTCGTCCCAGTGTGCGGCGATCAGGGCCTCGTCGATCCTGCCCGCGACCAGCGGCGCGATATCTGGGCCAGGTTCGATTCCGTTGAACAGGTGAAGCCGGCGCGCGGCGATGTTAGGGATGCGCGGCGCGAACCGGAATCCAAGTAGATGGCATAGCGCAAACACATGGTCGGAAACGCCCCCACCATCGACGTGATGCTCCTCAATGTGCAGATCGGCACCATGATGGAGCAGCCCGTCCAGCACCTGCGCCGCCTCGCTTGCGGATGCGGAGATGACGGTGGAATGAAACGGCGCGTAGCGATCCGAGACATGGCTGTAGAAGGAGACAGCAGGCTCCGCCCCCTTGTGCGGATTGACTGCGCCGGTCGCCTGAGCACGGCGATCAAGCAGGAAGTTCTGACCGTCCGAACTGGACGAGGTCCCGGACCCAAACAGGGCGGCGAGCGGCGCGGTGTGCTGGGCATTGACCAACCGGGCGAGAGCCCTACCGTAGGTTTCCTCGCGTAAATGCCATGAGGCGAGCCAACTGAGTTGGCGTTGGGTCACGAGATCGCAGGCTTCTGCCATGCGCTTATGGCCAAGATTGGTCGCATCGGCGAGCACCGCCGTCAGGATAGCGCGGGGTTCATCGGCAACCCGACCGCTTTGCAGATGCGTGAAGCACTGGCTGAAACCGGTCCATCGATCGACTTCAGCAAGGAGATCGGTGATGCGGATCGCGGGCAGATGGGCGTAGAGCGGCGCAAGGGCGCTATCCGCTTCATCCGGCGTGACCGCCTTCAACGGCGAAATCCGCAGCTTGCCAAGGCTGAGTTGTACGTCTTCCAGCGCGTCCGTCTCCGCCTTCCGCTCGACCTCTGCCAATCTCCGGGCGAGACGGGTACGCCGTTCGTCCAGCCAGGCACTGGCCGTATCGGGTGCCGGGATCGGCAAAGGGCCGGCTGCGCGCATGGTGGCAAATACCGGACTTGGAATAAGCTGTTGCTCGACGGCACGATAGCGTCTGCTTCCCTCGACCCACATGTCGCCGGCACGAAGCCTGTCACGAAGCTCGACTAGGACGCAAAATTCATAAACTCTGCGATCGGGAATGCCGGGGCCGATCGCGCGACGCCAGGCCTGCCGAATGAAGGCAACTGGTGTATCCGGCGGCAGTTTTTTCAGGCGACCTAGATGAAGGTCGCGCATGATAGCGACTGCTCGCGCGAGCGTATGGCAGGCCGGGACCGCTCCGAACGTGAACGAGGCGATGAACAAGGGACCGACCTGTCGGAGAACGGGGTAGTTGGTTGCGGCGACGGTAACGGGATCGACGGCATCGGGGCGGATCAGCTTGCGGGCTTCATCGACTTCACGGCCAAGATCATCCCATCCAACTACGGCCTCGACCGCGGCGCCGATGTCGCCGCCCGACACCTTGGCAGTGAGCAGGGCATCGCCGAGCCGGGCAAGTAGCCGGATCTTACCGTTGATGTTGCGCCGGTCGCGCTTGAGCGCTGTGTCTGCGCTGTTCTGCTCGCGCCGAAACATCTGACCCAGCAGGCGGTCGAACATCAGCACCGCATCGTCGGTGAGCGTGACGATGGTTTCGAGTACGGTTGCCGCCAGCGTCGCACGGCGCCGCGTTGCTTGCAGCGTTCGGACATGTTGCGCCGTCAGCCGAGCCCCTTCCTGACAGAGGCGTCGCAGGCGTTCAGGATGTATGCCTGCCGCGATATCGGGATCGATCCCAATATCGCGCAGCAGAGCTAGCCGCCGGATGATGACGGCGAACGTCTTGCGACCGGGCTTGCCGGGCGGCTGCCGCACCCATCCGAGGCCGCTGAGGTTCGTGCCGGCGTGAGGCAGAAGAAGGGCATCAAGCAGACGGCGTTGCCCAGTCTCCAGCCCTCGGGTCAGATGCTCGGCGACATGGCGCTCGGCGTCGAGCAGCGCCTGCGCAACCATCCGTTCGACCGAACTGATGCCAGGTACGATGATGCGCCGTCGTCGGCACTCGCCTAGTAGCGACCGTGCCAGCCCAGCCCCGCTGGTCGTCGTCAGCGCAATCGGCAGCAGCCATTCCTGCAACGCCGCTCGCAATGGCCGGCTGAACTGTGTGAACCCAAAGCCCTCGCGCAGCGCATCGAGCTGTTCGTACCGGGTCGGGCCGCGCGTCGCATAATCGGCCAGCACCTCGGGCGCGATCTGCAATTGCTCGGCGACGAACGCGAGCGGCGTATCGGGGATCAATTCGCCCGGGCGCAGCAAACGGCCGGGATAGCGCAGCGCGCATAGCTGGATCGCGAAACCCAGACGATTATGCGGTCGCCTGCGGCGCACGATGATAGCCAGGTCATCCTCACTCAACGTCCAGTGCTGAACGAGCGTGGTTTCATCATCGGGAAGTGCGAGCAACGCCATGCGTTGCTCGTCCGACAGCACGGCGCGACGAGGCATTGGGTTAGGCTTTGGCGGGCGGCGCCCAACCGATCCGGGCAAGAGTGCCAATCAAGGTCGAACGCGGCACCTTGAAGGTGCGACAGACGGATGCCTTGCTTGCTCCGCCATCAAGCGCGGCAGGGCTCTGTTGCAAAAATCGTGAAGCTTGAGCATGCTTGGCGGAGATTGGACGGACACAGAGATCGCAGGCAAAGTCGTCAAAATCGGCGAATCCAGCTCACGCCTTTATTCCCCGTCACGAATTATCTGACCATATGACTAATAGCCCACCGAGCAAAAACGGCACGGGAATGCCGGAAGGC comes from the Sphingobium baderi genome and includes:
- a CDS encoding EexN family lipoprotein, producing the protein MPKLRQLIAASCCTATLLLAACGKSESEPKTMLYYSQHLDEAREKVARCKSGVETDAECQEAGSALAHETKPTPIGTYQN
- a CDS encoding helix-turn-helix domain-containing protein, producing MSAQDEIIEEGSGNVFADLGFADPDTHLLKAQLVTRVAEAMQERKLTQIAAAKVTGSTQPELSRILRGQFRSVSVERLLAMLTRLGCKVDIVVRPQGRTTESAVIHFA
- a CDS encoding Tn3 family transposase gives rise to the protein MPRRAVLSDEQRMALLALPDDETTLVQHWTLSEDDLAIIVRRRRPHNRLGFAIQLCALRYPGRLLRPGELIPDTPLAFVAEQLQIAPEVLADYATRGPTRYEQLDALREGFGFTQFSRPLRAALQEWLLPIALTTTSGAGLARSLLGECRRRRIIVPGISSVERMVAQALLDAERHVAEHLTRGLETGQRRLLDALLLPHAGTNLSGLGWVRQPPGKPGRKTFAVIIRRLALLRDIGIDPDIAAGIHPERLRRLCQEGARLTAQHVRTLQATRRRATLAATVLETIVTLTDDAVLMFDRLLGQMFRREQNSADTALKRDRRNINGKIRLLARLGDALLTAKVSGGDIGAAVEAVVGWDDLGREVDEARKLIRPDAVDPVTVAATNYPVLRQVGPLFIASFTFGAVPACHTLARAVAIMRDLHLGRLKKLPPDTPVAFIRQAWRRAIGPGIPDRRVYEFCVLVELRDRLRAGDMWVEGSRRYRAVEQQLIPSPVFATMRAAGPLPIPAPDTASAWLDERRTRLARRLAEVERKAETDALEDVQLSLGKLRISPLKAVTPDEADSALAPLYAHLPAIRITDLLAEVDRWTGFSQCFTHLQSGRVADEPRAILTAVLADATNLGHKRMAEACDLVTQRQLSWLASWHLREETYGRALARLVNAQHTAPLAALFGSGTSSSSDGQNFLLDRRAQATGAVNPHKGAEPAVSFYSHVSDRYAPFHSTVISASASEAAQVLDGLLHHGADLHIEEHHVDGGGVSDHVFALCHLLGFRFAPRIPNIAARRLHLFNGIEPGPDIAPLVAGRIDEALIAAHWDDVLRLGTSIRTGVVSASIMLERLGSYPRANGLALALREIGRVERTLFTLDWIEQPEQRRRATRELNKGEAENALKRAIFFHRIGRIRDHALQAQTHRASALNLVAGAIVLWNTTYLQAARMHLASLGRSVPPDLLQHLSPLGWQHINLTGDYLWTDPDAPSSALRPLRQMHAVEGPAKP
- a CDS encoding type II toxin-antitoxin system RelE/ParE family toxin — encoded protein: MDTERPVRWVASSKRDFREFPDDVQDVMGYALHLAQQGGQHASTKPLKGFGGAGVVEIIDDHQGDTFRTVYTVKFAEAVYVLHAFQKKSKQGKATPQADMDLIRTRLKSAEEHHRQHQTPRGTA
- a CDS encoding IS110 family transposase, with protein sequence MTETVKYVGLDVHKETIAVAVADEERGGEVRFVGTVANEDDAVRKLVKRLTAPGVRLSVCYEAGPCGYGLHRLLTKLGQACIVIAPSMMPRRPGDHVKTDRRDAMTLARLLRAGELTAIWVPDEAHEAVRDLIRARRSAQEDATGAKQTVRSFLLRHDRRFGGKAAWTKMYWRWLSEQRFDFPHQQLAFEEMQKRVLEAQARVGRLEAALGEAVDAWRFAPLVRNLQVLRGIRLVSAATLVAEVGDLTRFDNPKQLMAYVGLVPSEHSSGARTKRGRITRAGNAQARTMLIEAGWSYRLPAREERRYRERVIDLPEEIQAIGWKAQVRLCQRYRRLAAAGKPQPKVTTAIARELVGYAWDIARRVPPAVAA
- a CDS encoding transglycosylase SLT domain-containing protein translates to MAADLPPVVIEERVQCSIAAALRYNIPANVMLAVAEQENGRPGARVQNTNNTADLGSMQLNSSYIQSLARYGIRPEYVLAAGCYPYNLAAWRIRNHIRDDKGDLWTRVANYHSRTPVHNARYRALIMAKGARWEAWLSSRYNTYSVNGVPVSGGAPAARSTSIPLTITAADATGGGQLAAQPAIVQPEGSADASAGYVASILAAAFNARITDTWRALEANYGAANSFHKYGQAVDFVPRAGLHTITREQIRAVMAQHGIRVAELLGPGDRGHADHWHLAFYTGDQTRPLDRAQIVVARAERGVGGLTSAAVQPMASYEAAPAPQARVMAARPNAAPISVAVNFRRDMLHPSPTDPTADPRFIPRTITASN
- the trbL gene encoding P-type conjugative transfer protein TrbL; this encodes MKALARLHLSALGVALTLAATPAYAQSQGMLDNVLNKYKSMAAAWASVFTTHATILFGTLAAVSLIWTFGVMALRRADLGEFASEAIRFAIFCGFFWWLLINGPAIGLAIIEGLRSLGAQASGLPNNLAPSGIVDIGFDIFRQAVEASSVLTPVDSALSILVSLGILIVLALVGVNMLLLLASGYVLAYAGVIFLGFGGARWTSDIALNYFKTVVAVGASLMTMVLIVGVGKTFLDQYYAATGEGSSLQDLGTMLVFAVVLLALVNKVPAMVGGVISGGSIHAAGGIGAFGAGAALGAAGMAAGAAATGGAMIAAGAMNAAGGASAIKAAFAAAGGSGGEGGQTGMGGGQPLSSAGDMPGGGDNGGGGGGGGGGTPLSVAMGGDGGSPPANDNSGLQGGSEAASAGGGTAASAAAGSEAADREDGNGGGAAGGSPAGEGEASSASSQGEGAPESGDTGGTQRTGLSRAAKTASILGGAAAGMAVGALKERVGNTVGGRLAANIRASAASASSGSETLAPATGAGSPASSSDSSPPPTAQFAGDTISAARDAGDMETPEDEVAAFVQRRGDS